In one Dunckerocampus dactyliophorus isolate RoL2022-P2 chromosome 9, RoL_Ddac_1.1, whole genome shotgun sequence genomic region, the following are encoded:
- the stx19 gene encoding syntaxin-19, with amino-acid sequence MRDRLKELQERAQEFPDTRSVSSDPTSEEEGDIDNSVVVGVIRPEAVLFEEEPVIDNFLSEAQQIRNDITALETEVLKFSQQQKVLVATMRRFSIMKKESSITRDIKLQAESLHRRLDALSKQVQKTEEQQGPAAAATRIQRSQHATMYFQFQQVMRQYNEGLLTKQERCKHFIIRQLEVSGRDVTEEEVNEMVATGKWEVFNENLLNDARITRSQLSEIEQRHKELLSLESNMKELRDLFMDVFMLAEEQGTYIEHIQTNVERTQDYVAASNEKFKLAARYKKKNPLRQICCCCCPPWKCCL; translated from the exons ATGAGGGACCGCTTGAAGGAGTTACAGGAAAGGGCTCAGGAGTTTCCTGATACAAGAAGTGTGAGTTCTGACCCCACCAGTGAGGAGGAGGGTGACATTGACAACTCTGTGGTGGTCGGGGTCATAAGACCAGAGGCTGTGCTGTTTGAGGAGGAGCCAGTCATTGACAATTTCCTGTCTGAAGCTCAGCAAATCCGAAATGACATCACCGCACTGGAGACAGAG GTGCTTAAATTCAGCCAACAACAGAAAGTGCTGGTCGCAACTATGCGGCGTTTTAGCATCATGAAGAAGGAAAGCAGCATCACGAGGGACATCAAGCTCCAAGCTGAGAGCCTCCACCGACGCCTGGACGCTCTTTCCAAACAGGTCCAAAAAACAGAAGAGCAGCAGGGACCTGCCGCCGCTGCAACAAGAATACAACGTTCCCAGCATGCGACCATGTACTTCCAATTCCAGCAG GTAATGCGACAGTATAATGAAGGATTGTTGACAAAGCAGGAACGCTGTAAGCACTTCATTATCCGGCAGCTGGAGGTCTCAGGAAGGGATGTGACAGAAGAGGAGGTGAACGAGATGGTAGCAACAGGAAAATGGGAAGTCTTCAATGAGAACTTGTTAAATGACGCCAGAATCACTCGCTCACAACTGTCTGAGATCGAACAGCGGCACAAG gAGTTGTTGAGCCTTGAGAGCAATATGAAGGAGCTGAGGGACCTCTTCATGGACGTTTTCATGCTTGCAGAGGAACAAGGCACCTACATTGAGCACATTCAGACCAATGTAGAAAGGACCCAGGATTACGTGGCAGCCTCTAATGAGAAGTTCAAGTTGGCCGCCAGGTACAAGAAGAAGAACCCTCTTCGTCagatctgctgctgctgctgccctcCCTGGAAATGCTGCTTGTGA